The window ATTCAGTTTAGGAAAATGAAACTTTGTTAGTTCCCACAGGTGATGTATTAAAGGGGATTGCAAACTATATTCTTCTTGCCTAGGTATTTCTGCTTTGCATAGGTTAAGAACAAGGCTTTCAAAACAGGGTTACCATAATTAAGATTAAGTAGTGGAAAGGCACTGGGTATGAAAAAAGTCACCTTTGTCCTTATGCATTGGCCGTAATTGCATCCACCAGAGGGATCAAACAGTACAGTCAATTCATGTAAGGCAAGTGCACAGAAATGGTGCTCACAGTGTGCTCACAGCAGCAGGCCACCTCCAGTGTGACAAACAGATATGAATGTCATGTACTCAAAGTGGGCTCAAGATGGATCTATCTTGATATTGCTATGAAAATTGTTATTCAGGTAATAATCTTTTACCTCTGGATAATGGCATTTGTTTTGTCCTTCAGCAAGAACTCTTACTCTGTACCAAGACTGAGGTGCTAGGGGTACAGTTTGAGACTGACCTCAGGAAAAAAGTAAGATCTAGGATAACCCTCAGAAAACAACAGCCTACACAAACCCAGCTTCCTGCCTGTTTCCATACATAAAGTTGTATTTGAATACAggaacacacatacatatgtaatgGCTATGGTGGTTTTTGCACTACAATGGCTAAATGAACTTGTTTCAATAGAAATCATGTGACATAGAACCCCTAAAAAGTTTATATTCTGAACTTTTATACAAAGTTTTCTGACTTCAAATCTAGAAAGTGACATATACTAAAAGCCATACATAATTACATGTGCACAAATCTTCCATCATGTATCCTGAAGCTCAAATCCTTATGGTAATTGTCTTGGAGTCCAAGTTATCACTCAACATCATTATATAAATTCTTATGGTCCTTTAAACTAAGCTACCTTCTGACCCTGAAATGTTGTCtaagaaatttaagaaagggATCAAAAATTCACATATGGAAAAGGTGGAGCAATCATTTAGTTGTAAAGAATACAaggacaaaaattattttgactttatCTATCAGTATAGTTTTCCTTTAGCAGATTCtacatttaagaaattattgactatttaagaaataattacacTTTCAGCTGGTATGTTGTAAATCCGTTTTGAATAACAAGTAACATCATTTTATGTTGCACAATTTTATTCCTTATAAGAGtagttattagttattatttaacAGTTATTAGTGAGCCTCACTGCCCTATCAACCAAGTGTGGAATCAAAAGTTCTAGaactaataataatttctttgatTGTTATCATCTGCAGAGAGTAGATTACCTtcacaacagagaaaatggtatCCATCCCCTGATGTGGGCTTCAGGAAACAGCTCTTCTCATCCTGCATCCTTCATCCTGCTTGGAATCCCAGGACTGGAGGCTGCCCACTTCTGGATTGCCTTCCCATTCTGTGTCATGTATGTTGTGGCCGTAACTGGCAATATCACCATCCTGCACGTCATCAGAACTGACCACACCCTGCACCAGCCCATGTACCTCTTTCTGGCCATGCTGGCTCTCACTGACCTGgtcctctcctcctccacacaGCCTAAAATGCTGGCCATACTCTGGTTCCACGCTCGTGAGATTGAATATCATGCCTGCCTCACGCAGGTGTTCTTCATCCATGCCTTTTCTTCTGTGGAGTCTGGGGTGCTCATGGCCATGGCCTtggaccgctatgtggccatctgcttCCCACTCCGGCACTCTAGTATCCTCACCACCGCTGTGGTGATCAAACTGGGGGCGGCCGTGATGATGAGAGGGCTGTTGTGGGTGAGCCCCTTCTGCTTCATGATCTCCAGGATGCCCTTCTGCCCCAACAAGGTCATTCCCCAGTCCTACTGTGAGCACATGGCTGTGCTGAAGTTGGTGTGTGCTGACACCAGCGTCAATCGTGCATATGGGCTCTTTGTTGCTTTCTCTCTGAGTGGCTTTGATATCATTGTGATTGGCATATCCTATGTGATGATTTTGAGAGCTGTTCTTCAGTTGCCTTCAGGTGAAGCCCGTCTCAAGGCTTTTGGCACCTGTGCCTCCCACGTGTGTGTAATCCTGTCTTTCTACATCCCGGCCCTTTTTACCTTCCTCACCCACCGCTTTGGCCATCAAGTGCCCCGAGTGGTGCACATCATGTTTGCTAATGTCTATCTTCTGGTGCCCCCCATGCTCAACCCCATCATCTATGGAGTTAGAACCAAACAGATTAGAGACAGGGTTATCCCTGATTGTTGTGGAAAAGAGCCCTGAGTCAACAATAACAACACCCCAACTATGTTAATTGCCCGACTGATCTGGGGACATAATGAAGAGTATTTGTCAGGCCATTACATATCACCACAAAGTCATCTCTGTGGACACCATCCCACAGGCTAGCAACACTCCTGAATAAATAGGAACAATTTTCAGGTTACCCAGAACATGAAATCTGAGTAATATGAAGGGCAATGAAAATTTAGTTAACCTAAGTTTACCATTGCAAGAAAACAAGTTGTTTCATGTATTaaatctgtgaatatttcaaagaaTGCTGTCTATAGATTATTAAggcaaaaacattattttacatgATTAATAGAAGGATAAGTGGGCACCCTTAACAGGAATTTTCAAAATCGCATCAAGTAtctaaaaacatatattttcttcaacttgGAATctctatataaaaatagaattttagaaatagaaataaatataagaacatacatgaaatcattatttataaaacCCAAAAGGAATCCTTTCAAATATTCTCCTTTaagaaagtaaatgaagaaat of the Sciurus carolinensis chromosome 11, mSciCar1.2, whole genome shotgun sequence genome contains:
- the LOC124960108 gene encoding olfactory receptor 52R1-like — its product is MWASGNSSSHPASFILLGIPGLEAAHFWIAFPFCVMYVVAVTGNITILHVIRTDHTLHQPMYLFLAMLALTDLVLSSSTQPKMLAILWFHAREIEYHACLTQVFFIHAFSSVESGVLMAMALDRYVAICFPLRHSSILTTAVVIKLGAAVMMRGLLWVSPFCFMISRMPFCPNKVIPQSYCEHMAVLKLVCADTSVNRAYGLFVAFSLSGFDIIVIGISYVMILRAVLQLPSGEARLKAFGTCASHVCVILSFYIPALFTFLTHRFGHQVPRVVHIMFANVYLLVPPMLNPIIYGVRTKQIRDRVIPDCCGKEP